CGCGTGGTTCGCCCTGCCGGGCCGGGCCGCCGAGTTCGAACTGCCGCACGCGGCCGCGCTGCCCGACCTGCTCGACTCGGTCCTCGCGGGCGGCCGGCTCACCCTGTGCACCCAGTGCGCGGCCCGCCGCGACATCACGGAGAAGGACGTCATCGAGGGCGTACGGATCGCGGGGGCGCAGGTCTTCGTGCAGGAGGCACTCGCCGACGGGACGCAGGCACTCGTCTACTGAGCGGCGACTGAGCGGCCCCGCGGCCTGTCACAGCTGATCGACAATTCGCGGGAGCCCTTACCCGGCAGGGTTAGTCTCACGATCGACGGCCACCCGTCCGTCGACCAGCCCGCCGCTCTGACCGCCGCCCCTGGGGGACCCACCGCATGCGCGCCCTGCGAATACTTCTGATCATCACCGTGATTCTCGGCGGGCTGTTCGTCGCCGCCGACCGTCTGGCGGTCCACTTCGCGGAGGGCGAGGTCGCGGACCGGCTGAAGACGCAGGAGGGGCTGACCACGACGCCGAGCGTGGACATCAAGGGGTTCCCGTTCCTGACCCAGGTCGCGGGCGGGGAGCTCGACGACGTCGAGGTCGGCATGAAGGACTACGCCGCGGACACCGGTACCAGCGGGGGCTCGATCCGCATCGACGACCTGAACGCCGCCATGAAGGGTGTCGCGTTCTCCGGCGACTACAGCTCCGCCACCGCCTCCACCGCCGACGGCACCGCGAGCATCGCCTACGACCAGCTGCTGAAGGCCGCGGGGGCCGAGAAAGCCCAGCTCCCGCTGGGCGTCACCGCCCAGGTCGTCGGCCTCTCCGACGGCGGGAGCGGCAAGATCAAGGTCGACATCAAGATCAGCGCCCTGGAGAAGCCCGTCTCCGTGCTCAGCACCGTCAGCGTCGTCGACGGCGACACCGTGCGGGTGCACGCCGACTCGATCCCGAGCTTCGGCACCATCACCCTCGCCGACTCCGACGTCCGTTCGATCGCCGACTTCGACCAGAAGATCGAGGGCCTGCCGGGCGGTATCAAGCTCGACAAGGTCGAAGCGGGTGCGGACGGTGTGGAGATCGCGGTGAAGGGTTCGGACGTCAAGCTCGCCGGGTAGGACGAGCATCGGACCGGACGGCGCGCGTCCGACAGGCGAGACGGCGACGTCCGCACCGTAGATGTGATGACGACTACATCCGCCCGGGAACCGTGGGAACACGGCCCGGGCGGCTTTTTGATCCCACATCCCGGACGATCGCGTCTCAGCATGCGACACACCGGTGACATGCCGGTATGTCCGTCCCTACGATCGAGGTCATGAAGCGACAGGCGGATCTCACGAAGCGGCGGGCAGTAGACCTGTGCCGCGTCGCCGCCATGCTCTGTCGCCCCTTCTGAGCGGACGGCACCGACCTCCGCATCCCCCGCCCTGGCACTCCCAGGCACCCGTGCGCCCCGCGCACCCCTACGCACGCCCCGCCGCACCTGCCCCGGAGGAGAACGAGCATGAGCCGCAGTGACGTCCTGGTCGACGCCGACTGGGTCGAGGCCAACCTCGACGACTCGAACATCGCGATCGTGGAGGTGGACGAAGACACGTCCGCCTACGAGAAGAACCACATTCGCAACGCGATCCGCATCGACTGGACCACGGACCTGCAGGACCCGGTCCGCCGCGACTTCATCGACCAGGAGGGCTTCGAGAAGCTCCTCTCGGCGAAGGGCATCGCCAACGACACGCTGGTGGTCCTCTACGGCGGCAACAACAACTGGTTCGCGTCCTACGCCTACTGGTACTTCAAGCTGTACGGCCACGAGAACGTCAAGCTCCTCGACGGCGGCCGCAAGAAGTGGGAGCTGGACGCCCGCGAGCTGGTCGAGGACGTGC
This is a stretch of genomic DNA from Streptomyces sp. NBC_00285. It encodes these proteins:
- a CDS encoding DsrE family protein, which codes for MAKKLVIKVTAGSDAPERCSQAFTVAAVAVASGVDVSLWLTGESAWFALPGRAAEFELPHAAALPDLLDSVLAGGRLTLCTQCAARRDITEKDVIEGVRIAGAQVFVQEALADGTQALVY
- a CDS encoding Ms5788A family Cys-rich leader peptide, producing MKRQADLTKRRAVDLCRVAAMLCRPF
- a CDS encoding LmeA family phospholipid-binding protein, which encodes MRALRILLIITVILGGLFVAADRLAVHFAEGEVADRLKTQEGLTTTPSVDIKGFPFLTQVAGGELDDVEVGMKDYAADTGTSGGSIRIDDLNAAMKGVAFSGDYSSATASTADGTASIAYDQLLKAAGAEKAQLPLGVTAQVVGLSDGGSGKIKVDIKISALEKPVSVLSTVSVVDGDTVRVHADSIPSFGTITLADSDVRSIADFDQKIEGLPGGIKLDKVEAGADGVEIAVKGSDVKLAG